One Setaria italica strain Yugu1 chromosome I, Setaria_italica_v2.0, whole genome shotgun sequence DNA window includes the following coding sequences:
- the LOC111257898 gene encoding uncharacterized protein LOC111257898: MDRSWIFGAPFTPAYVKGVEEFMQFVSERYPKGSQILCPCSRCLNQKMQSQHEASDHIHIYGMSATYTRWIHHGESADTEVVENLEQHVEGRDHDFGTHADVADDDYDEDHGVPEMIGELYAAAEAEGEQPMFARVLEDAKKSLSPGSRHSKFSFLVRMLYIKSRYRIGNTAFSAMIKLMSEGYPQSELPKSYDEAKKYLRELGLGYENIHVCPNNCVLFRKRYDEYNVCPVCKASRWQDETGTKKVPQKVLRHFPLVARLKRIFASKRTSEETQWHQKKRTPVNNVMSHPADGEAWKDFDRKFPDFVRDPRNLRLALATDGFNPFGNMSTQYSMWPVLLTPLNLPPWECVNPANCFMALLIPGPKSPGKDFDVFLEPLIET; the protein is encoded by the coding sequence ATGGATAGAAGCTGGATTTTTGGGGCACCGTTCACACCTGCATATGTGAAAGGAGTCGAAGAGTTCATGCAATTTGTTAGTGAAAGATACCCCAAAGGCAGCCAGATACTTTGCCCGTGCAGCAGATGTCTAAATCAAAAAATGCAGTCTCAGCATGAGGCAAGTGACCATATACACATTTATGGAATGTCAGCTACTTACACGAGGTGGATTCATCATGGGGAGTCGGCGGATACTGAAGTGGTTGAGAATTTGGAGCAGCATGTCGAAGGAAGGGATCATGACTTTGGGACACATGCGGATGTGGCCGATGATGACTATGATGAGGATCACGGAGTACCAGAGATGATTGGTGAGTTGTATGCTGCAGCAGAGGCAGAGGGAGAACAACCAATGTTTGCAAGAGTCCTTGAAGATGCGAAGAAGTCACTTAGCCCAGGATCTAGGCACTCAAAATTCTCTTTTTTGGTGAGGATGTTGTATATCAAGTCTCGTTATCGAATTGGCAATACAGCATTTTCTGCGATGATCAAGTTGATGTCAGAAGGATACCCTCAGAGTGAGTTGCCAAAATCATATGATGAGGCCAAGAAATATCTTAGAGAATTGGGTCTTGGCTATGAAAACATCCATGTGTGCCCGAACAATTGTGTGTTGTTTCGGAAGAGGTATGATGAATACAATGTGTGTCCAGTATGCAAGGCATCTAGATGGCAAGATGAAACTGGGACCAAGAAGGTTCCACAGAAAGTGTTGAGGCATTTTCCACTTGTGGCAAGGTTGAAAAGAATTTTTGCTTCAAAGCGAACTTCTGAAGAAACACAATGGCACCAGAAAAAGAGGACGCCAGTCAACAATGTAATGAGCCATCCAGCTGATGGGGAAGCATGGAAGGACTTTGACAGGAAATTTCCAGATTTTGTACGAGACCCGAGGAACTTGAGGCTTGCCTTAGCTAccgatggattcaatccatttggcaacatgaGTACCCAGTACAGTATGTGGCCAGTGCTTCTAACACCGCTGAATCTCCCACCATGGGAATGTGTGAATCCAGCAAACTGCTTTATGGCATTACTCATCCCAGGTCCAAAATCTCCAGGAAAGGATTTTGACGTGTTCCTTGAGCCCCTAATTGAGACCTGA